Proteins from a single region of Apium graveolens cultivar Ventura chromosome 7, ASM990537v1, whole genome shotgun sequence:
- the LOC141673412 gene encoding uncharacterized protein LOC141673412: MSIDPETSIDHNPGAWALKVDGSSTNKRSRAGLILKSPDGFTIQTAISFGFSATNNQAESKFKSYLQERGIKHRKSSVAYPQGNGQVEVTNRILVQGIEKRLRESKTKWPEELPNMLWAYRTSPRTSTGEIPFKLAYGTEAMLPIEVGSPSHRAINFDEIANEEGLRTDIELIDEVRDQAIARMEKYKEKTEEHFSKKSRVKNFQVRDLVLQDTEASDSTNIGKLMPKWEGPYKIKEVLRPGTYKLMNMDESEIL; this comes from the exons ATGAGCATTGACCCAGAGACGAGTATTGATCATAACCCGGGAGCTTGGGCTCTTAAGGTTGATGGATCTTCAACAAACAAGAGGTCAAGAGCAgggctcatcctaaagagcccagaTGGTTTTACAATTCAAACTGCTATCTCCTTCGGATTCTCAGCGACAAACAACCAGGCAGA GTCAAAGTTCAAATCCTATCTCCAAGAGCGGGGCATCAAGCATAGGAAATCATCAGTAGCCTACCCTCAAGGCAATGGACAAGTGGAAGTAACAAACCGGATCCTTGTCCAGGGCATCGAGAAGAGGCTTAGAGAAAGTAAAACCAAGTGGCCAGAAGAATTGCCTAATAtgttatgggcctacaggaccaGTCCTCGGACAAGCACAGGAGAAATACCATTCAAGCTAGCTTACGGAACAGAAGCAATGCTACCTattgaagtaggatccccctcTCACCGAGCAATTAACTTTGATGAAATAGCCaatgaggaggggctcagaacagatattgagctaattgatgagGTCCGAGACCAGGCTATAGCAAGGATGGAAAAATACAAGGAGAAAACCGAggagcacttcagcaagaagtccagGGTCAAGAACTTTCAAGTTAGAGACCTGGTACTTCAAGATACAGAAGCCTCAGATTCCACCAATATTGGAAAGCTAATGCCCAAATGGGAGGGCCCTTACAAGATCAAAGAGGTATTAAGGCCAGGGACCTACAAGTTGATGAACATGGATGAATCCgagatt ctatag